One segment of Solanum lycopersicum chromosome 1, SLM_r2.1 DNA contains the following:
- the LOC101267564 gene encoding probable ubiquitin-like-specific protease 2A isoform X1 — protein MTKTRSDSRNPGKNNDLSVFDFSPEDERIEKRSKKLLQTFKIQKPNNKFHSPIDKYCFLRCFAGEISSIKNDPVIEILHIDDSDDVAEKNILESGSTVASRSSNLKPSTDDWLCHLESKCDTSGTKSHITRVKTPECSITDGETFGRRDFADNEPVILDLDDATDVESSKPACCLLENKGSGNQQELMQSPNLCDTKVPVVVKPDHIMYEVTYSTSSILTFSCSSIKLEGSFGKKLPFTSEWTLCDIITINSEWCKSVETALVELYLKCKDSDVYNTDNESSGAIVLTFALFDPDWSEIQEAIKMLNVRYKDKWNDITALDPTRSYSPFFGRKSISVEEHDHPNSRDNFEEIIFPEGDPDAVSISKRDVDLLKPKTFVNDTIIDFYIMYLKNKMNLEEKDRFHFFNSFFFRKLADLDRDPSKACEGRAAFLRVRRWTTKVNLFRKDFIFIPVNFSLHWSLIVICHPGEVVTFREEEMEKSSRVPCILHMDSIRGTHKGLKNLIQSYLLEEWKERHKEVGEDVAKKFSSLPFVRLELPQQENSFDCGLFLLHYVELFLEQAPINFKLSLISASSKFLSECWFSTEEVDCKREHIKRLICEITRSKTQKVSPADFDENSSFNCLGEENASLSLLQETCNAREASHADDLRSCEDELPTSSPVANLIRGFKSAGVSEVVSRDLSRPPASTKSLTYDSCRLYGQKASLSPFRNVMSPIEEETIEEQMTVSPAMKARSQPAEHFAAAHASSILISETLFFGRNASSLNTERMNPGCRSSSGCGYPNSIEIHDEEDRRAKVEEVSDPDAAKNNSPTSPEELAGYIVLDSQEENENHDRNGVENNLPSTSALCHREVNYSDIYVYKENEMIPSSQLVEQSAKKPRHVVPEVLEVSSDQIVLSSTSSEEVASCFVQDSEEVNSKLCTEAIILKPETGSKKKRFVGKRRRHLFRHPQRARVRIDLS, from the exons ATGACGAAGACGAGAAGCGACAGTCGAAACCCTGGCAAGAATAACGATCTCTCTGTTTTCGATTTTAGCCCTGAAGATGAACGCATTGAGAAACGCTCTAAAAAGTTATTGCAaacattcaaaattcaaaaacctAACAACAAATTCCATTCTCCTATCGATAAGTATTGCTTTCTCCGTTGCT TTGCAGGAGAAATAAGTAGTATAAAAAATGATCCGGTGATTGAAATCCTACACATTGATGATAGTGATGATGTTGCAGAAAAGAATATATTGGAGTCAGGTTCCACTGTGGCATCTAGGTCCTCAAATTTGAAGCCTTCGACAGATGATTGGCTTTGTCATCTTgagtcgaaatgtgacacttcTGGGACCAAATCCCATATAACAAGAGTGAAAACACCTGAATGTTCTATCACTGACGGCGAAACTTTTGGTCGGAGAGATTTTGCTGAT AATGAACCAGTTATTCTTGATTTAGATGATGCTACAGACGTCGAATCATCCAAGCCAGCTTGTTGTCTGCTAGAAAATAAGG GTTCTGGAAACCAACAAGAATTGATGCAGAGTCCTAATCTATGTGATACG AAAGTTCCGGTGGTTGTTAAACCTGATCACATCATGTATGAAGTTACATATTCTACAAGTTCCATTTTGACCTTTTCATGCAGTTCAATAAAGCTCGAGGGTTCCTTCGGGAAGAAGTTACCATTTACATCTGAGTGGACACTTTGtgatattatcactattaaCTCAGAGTGGTGCAAAAGT GTTGAAACTGCTCTTGTGGAATTGTACCTCAAATGCAAGGATTCAGATGTATATAACACTGATAATGAAAGTTCAG GTGCTATTGTGTTGACATTTGCTTTGTTCGACCCTGATTGGTCCGAAATACAAGAAGCAATTAAGATGCTGAATGTGCGATACAAAGATAAATGGAATGACATTACAGC ACTTGACCCCACAAGGAGCTATAGTCCATTTTTTGGACGGAAAAGCATTTCAGTTGAAGAGCATGATCATCCCAA TTCCAGGGataactttgaagaaattatttttccaGAAGGGGATCCCGATGCTGTTTCCATAAGTAAGAGAGATGTTGATCTATTAAAGCCTAAGACTTTCGTCAATGATACCATCATTGACTTTTACATTAT GTATCTGAAGAACAAAATGAATCTGGAGGAAAAAGACAGGTTCCATTTTTTCAATAGCTTTTTCTTTAGAAAGCTTGCTGATCTGGATAGAGATCCTTCTAAAGCTTGTGAAGGTAGAGCTGCTTTCTTGCGAGTTCGTAGATGGACCACAAAAGTTAATCTTTTTAGAAAGGATTTCATTTTTATTCCAGTCAACTTCAG TCTCCACTGGAGTTTGATAGTCATCTGTCACCCTGGCGAGGTTGTTACGTTTAGAG AGGAAGAAATGGAGAAATCATCTAGGGTTCCATGCATCTTGCACATGGACTCAATCCGGGGGACCCACAAAGGCCTGAAGAATCTTATACAAAG TTACTTATTGGAAGAGTGGAAAGAGAGGCACAAGGAAGTAGGAGAGGATGTTGCGAAGAAGTTCTCGAGTCTTCCATTTGTCCGTCTTGAG CTGCCACAACAGGAGAACTCATTTGATTGTGGCCTTTTTCTGCTCCATTATGTGGAACTTTTTCTGGAGCAGGCTCCAATCAACTTCAAGCTCTCCCTAATAAGTGCATCCTCCAAATTT CTTTCTGAATGTTGGTTCTCAACTGAAGAGGTTGATTGCAAGCGGGAACATATCAAGAGATTGATCTGTGAAATAACCAGAAGTAAAACTCAGAAGGTTTCTCCGGCTGATTTTGATGAGAACTCGTCTTTCAATTGCTTAGGAGAGGAAAATGCTAGTTTGAGCTTACTTCAGGAAACTTGCAATGCAAGAGAAGCAAGTCATGCTGATGACTTGAGGTCATGTGAGGATGAACTTCCTACTTCATCTCCTGTAGCCAACCTTATAAGGGGTTTCAAGAGTGCTGGAGTATCAGAAGTGGTTTCTAGAGATTTGTCTCGACCACCAGCTTCTACAAAGTCACTTACTTATGACAGCTGTCGGCTTTATGGGCAAAAGGCTTCACTGAGTCCATTTAGGAATGTCATGTCTCCTATAGAG GAAGAGACAATTGAGGAGCAGATGACTGTTTCACCAGCCATGAAAGCGAGGAGTCAGCCTGCTGAACATTTTGCAGCAGCACATGCTTCCAGCATTTTGATATCCGAGACCCTGTTTTTTGGAAGAAATGCTAGTAGCCTTAATACTGAAAGGATGAATCCAGGTTGTCGAAGCAGTAGTGGCTGTGGATATCCAAATTCTATAGAGATACATGATGAGGAAGATCGTAGAGCTAAAGTAGAGGAGGTATCTGATCCTGATGCAGCAAAAAATAACTCGCCAACTTCACCTGAGGAACTTGCAGGTTATATCGTTTTGGATTCTCAGGAGGAAAATGAGAACCATGATCGGAATGGTGTGGAAAATAACCTACCCAGTACTTCTGCTTTGTGCCATAGGGAGGTTAACTACTCTGATATCTATgtttataaagaaaatgaaatgatACCGTCTTCACAATTAGTAGAGCAGTCTGCAAAGAAACCTAGGCACGTCGTGCCTGAAGTTTTAGAGGTGTCCAGTGACCAGATTGTGTTGTCTTCAACATCAAGTGAGGAAGTTGCAAGCTGTTTTGTCCAGGATTCGGAGGAGGTCAACTCCAAGCTTTGTACTGAAGCAATTATTTTAAAACCAGAAACAGGATCAAAGAAGAAGCGCTTTGTAGGGAAACGGAGGCGGCATTTGTTTCGCCATCCACAAAGAGCAAGAGTCAGAATAGACCTCTCATGA
- the LOC101267564 gene encoding probable ubiquitin-like-specific protease 2A isoform X4, which yields MTKTRSDSRNPGKNNDLSVFDFSPEDERIEKRSKKLLQTFKIQKPNNKFHSPIDKYCFLRCFAGEISSIKNDPVIEILHIDDSDDVAEKNILESGSTVASRSSNLKPSTDDWLCHLESKCDTSGTKSHITRVKTPECSITDGETFGRRDFADNEPVILDLDDATDVESSKPACCLLENKGSGNQQELMQSPNLCDTKVPVVVKPDHIMYEVTYSTSSILTFSCSSIKLEGSFGKKLPFTSEWTLCDIITINSEWCKSVETALVELYLKCKDSDVYNTDNESSGAIVLTFALFDPDWSEIQEAIKMLNVRYKDKWNDITALDPTRSYSPFFGRKSISVEEHDHPNSRDNFEEIIFPEGDPDAVSISKRDVDLLKPKTFVNDTIIDFYIMYLKNKMNLEEKDRFHFFNSFFFRKLADLDRDPSKACEGRAAFLRVRRWTTKVNLFRKDFIFIPVNFSLHWSLIVICHPGEVVTFREEEMEKSSRVPCILHMDSIRGTHKGLKNLIQSYLLEEWKERHKEVGEDVAKKFSSLPFVRLELSECWFSTEEVDCKREHIKRLICEITRSKTQKVSPADFDENSSFNCLGEENASLSLLQETCNAREASHADDLRSCEDELPTSSPVANLIRGFKSAGVSEVVSRDLSRPPASTKSLTYDSCRLYGQKASLSPFRNVMSPIEEETIEEQMTVSPAMKARSQPAEHFAAAHASSILISETLFFGRNASSLNTERMNPGCRSSSGCGYPNSIEIHDEEDRRAKVEEVSDPDAAKNNSPTSPEELAGYIVLDSQEENENHDRNGVENNLPSTSALCHREVNYSDIYVYKENEMIPSSQLVEQSAKKPRHVVPEVLEVSSDQIVLSSTSSEEVASCFVQDSEEVNSKLCTEAIILKPETGSKKKRFVGKRRRHLFRHPQRARVRIDLS from the exons ATGACGAAGACGAGAAGCGACAGTCGAAACCCTGGCAAGAATAACGATCTCTCTGTTTTCGATTTTAGCCCTGAAGATGAACGCATTGAGAAACGCTCTAAAAAGTTATTGCAaacattcaaaattcaaaaacctAACAACAAATTCCATTCTCCTATCGATAAGTATTGCTTTCTCCGTTGCT TTGCAGGAGAAATAAGTAGTATAAAAAATGATCCGGTGATTGAAATCCTACACATTGATGATAGTGATGATGTTGCAGAAAAGAATATATTGGAGTCAGGTTCCACTGTGGCATCTAGGTCCTCAAATTTGAAGCCTTCGACAGATGATTGGCTTTGTCATCTTgagtcgaaatgtgacacttcTGGGACCAAATCCCATATAACAAGAGTGAAAACACCTGAATGTTCTATCACTGACGGCGAAACTTTTGGTCGGAGAGATTTTGCTGAT AATGAACCAGTTATTCTTGATTTAGATGATGCTACAGACGTCGAATCATCCAAGCCAGCTTGTTGTCTGCTAGAAAATAAGG GTTCTGGAAACCAACAAGAATTGATGCAGAGTCCTAATCTATGTGATACG AAAGTTCCGGTGGTTGTTAAACCTGATCACATCATGTATGAAGTTACATATTCTACAAGTTCCATTTTGACCTTTTCATGCAGTTCAATAAAGCTCGAGGGTTCCTTCGGGAAGAAGTTACCATTTACATCTGAGTGGACACTTTGtgatattatcactattaaCTCAGAGTGGTGCAAAAGT GTTGAAACTGCTCTTGTGGAATTGTACCTCAAATGCAAGGATTCAGATGTATATAACACTGATAATGAAAGTTCAG GTGCTATTGTGTTGACATTTGCTTTGTTCGACCCTGATTGGTCCGAAATACAAGAAGCAATTAAGATGCTGAATGTGCGATACAAAGATAAATGGAATGACATTACAGC ACTTGACCCCACAAGGAGCTATAGTCCATTTTTTGGACGGAAAAGCATTTCAGTTGAAGAGCATGATCATCCCAA TTCCAGGGataactttgaagaaattatttttccaGAAGGGGATCCCGATGCTGTTTCCATAAGTAAGAGAGATGTTGATCTATTAAAGCCTAAGACTTTCGTCAATGATACCATCATTGACTTTTACATTAT GTATCTGAAGAACAAAATGAATCTGGAGGAAAAAGACAGGTTCCATTTTTTCAATAGCTTTTTCTTTAGAAAGCTTGCTGATCTGGATAGAGATCCTTCTAAAGCTTGTGAAGGTAGAGCTGCTTTCTTGCGAGTTCGTAGATGGACCACAAAAGTTAATCTTTTTAGAAAGGATTTCATTTTTATTCCAGTCAACTTCAG TCTCCACTGGAGTTTGATAGTCATCTGTCACCCTGGCGAGGTTGTTACGTTTAGAG AGGAAGAAATGGAGAAATCATCTAGGGTTCCATGCATCTTGCACATGGACTCAATCCGGGGGACCCACAAAGGCCTGAAGAATCTTATACAAAG TTACTTATTGGAAGAGTGGAAAGAGAGGCACAAGGAAGTAGGAGAGGATGTTGCGAAGAAGTTCTCGAGTCTTCCATTTGTCCGTCTTGAG CTTTCTGAATGTTGGTTCTCAACTGAAGAGGTTGATTGCAAGCGGGAACATATCAAGAGATTGATCTGTGAAATAACCAGAAGTAAAACTCAGAAGGTTTCTCCGGCTGATTTTGATGAGAACTCGTCTTTCAATTGCTTAGGAGAGGAAAATGCTAGTTTGAGCTTACTTCAGGAAACTTGCAATGCAAGAGAAGCAAGTCATGCTGATGACTTGAGGTCATGTGAGGATGAACTTCCTACTTCATCTCCTGTAGCCAACCTTATAAGGGGTTTCAAGAGTGCTGGAGTATCAGAAGTGGTTTCTAGAGATTTGTCTCGACCACCAGCTTCTACAAAGTCACTTACTTATGACAGCTGTCGGCTTTATGGGCAAAAGGCTTCACTGAGTCCATTTAGGAATGTCATGTCTCCTATAGAG GAAGAGACAATTGAGGAGCAGATGACTGTTTCACCAGCCATGAAAGCGAGGAGTCAGCCTGCTGAACATTTTGCAGCAGCACATGCTTCCAGCATTTTGATATCCGAGACCCTGTTTTTTGGAAGAAATGCTAGTAGCCTTAATACTGAAAGGATGAATCCAGGTTGTCGAAGCAGTAGTGGCTGTGGATATCCAAATTCTATAGAGATACATGATGAGGAAGATCGTAGAGCTAAAGTAGAGGAGGTATCTGATCCTGATGCAGCAAAAAATAACTCGCCAACTTCACCTGAGGAACTTGCAGGTTATATCGTTTTGGATTCTCAGGAGGAAAATGAGAACCATGATCGGAATGGTGTGGAAAATAACCTACCCAGTACTTCTGCTTTGTGCCATAGGGAGGTTAACTACTCTGATATCTATgtttataaagaaaatgaaatgatACCGTCTTCACAATTAGTAGAGCAGTCTGCAAAGAAACCTAGGCACGTCGTGCCTGAAGTTTTAGAGGTGTCCAGTGACCAGATTGTGTTGTCTTCAACATCAAGTGAGGAAGTTGCAAGCTGTTTTGTCCAGGATTCGGAGGAGGTCAACTCCAAGCTTTGTACTGAAGCAATTATTTTAAAACCAGAAACAGGATCAAAGAAGAAGCGCTTTGTAGGGAAACGGAGGCGGCATTTGTTTCGCCATCCACAAAGAGCAAGAGTCAGAATAGACCTCTCATGA
- the LOC101267564 gene encoding probable ubiquitin-like-specific protease 2B isoform X2, producing the protein MNALRNALKSYCKHSKFKNLTTNSILLSIIAGEISSIKNDPVIEILHIDDSDDVAEKNILESGSTVASRSSNLKPSTDDWLCHLESKCDTSGTKSHITRVKTPECSITDGETFGRRDFADNEPVILDLDDATDVESSKPACCLLENKGSGNQQELMQSPNLCDTKVPVVVKPDHIMYEVTYSTSSILTFSCSSIKLEGSFGKKLPFTSEWTLCDIITINSEWCKSVETALVELYLKCKDSDVYNTDNESSGAIVLTFALFDPDWSEIQEAIKMLNVRYKDKWNDITALDPTRSYSPFFGRKSISVEEHDHPNSRDNFEEIIFPEGDPDAVSISKRDVDLLKPKTFVNDTIIDFYIMYLKNKMNLEEKDRFHFFNSFFFRKLADLDRDPSKACEGRAAFLRVRRWTTKVNLFRKDFIFIPVNFSLHWSLIVICHPGEVVTFREEEMEKSSRVPCILHMDSIRGTHKGLKNLIQSYLLEEWKERHKEVGEDVAKKFSSLPFVRLELPQQENSFDCGLFLLHYVELFLEQAPINFKLSLISASSKFLSECWFSTEEVDCKREHIKRLICEITRSKTQKVSPADFDENSSFNCLGEENASLSLLQETCNAREASHADDLRSCEDELPTSSPVANLIRGFKSAGVSEVVSRDLSRPPASTKSLTYDSCRLYGQKASLSPFRNVMSPIEEETIEEQMTVSPAMKARSQPAEHFAAAHASSILISETLFFGRNASSLNTERMNPGCRSSSGCGYPNSIEIHDEEDRRAKVEEVSDPDAAKNNSPTSPEELAGYIVLDSQEENENHDRNGVENNLPSTSALCHREVNYSDIYVYKENEMIPSSQLVEQSAKKPRHVVPEVLEVSSDQIVLSSTSSEEVASCFVQDSEEVNSKLCTEAIILKPETGSKKKRFVGKRRRHLFRHPQRARVRIDLS; encoded by the exons ATGAACGCATTGAGAAACGCTCTAAAAAGTTATTGCAaacattcaaaattcaaaaacctAACAACAAATTCCATTCTCCTATCGATAA TTGCAGGAGAAATAAGTAGTATAAAAAATGATCCGGTGATTGAAATCCTACACATTGATGATAGTGATGATGTTGCAGAAAAGAATATATTGGAGTCAGGTTCCACTGTGGCATCTAGGTCCTCAAATTTGAAGCCTTCGACAGATGATTGGCTTTGTCATCTTgagtcgaaatgtgacacttcTGGGACCAAATCCCATATAACAAGAGTGAAAACACCTGAATGTTCTATCACTGACGGCGAAACTTTTGGTCGGAGAGATTTTGCTGAT AATGAACCAGTTATTCTTGATTTAGATGATGCTACAGACGTCGAATCATCCAAGCCAGCTTGTTGTCTGCTAGAAAATAAGG GTTCTGGAAACCAACAAGAATTGATGCAGAGTCCTAATCTATGTGATACG AAAGTTCCGGTGGTTGTTAAACCTGATCACATCATGTATGAAGTTACATATTCTACAAGTTCCATTTTGACCTTTTCATGCAGTTCAATAAAGCTCGAGGGTTCCTTCGGGAAGAAGTTACCATTTACATCTGAGTGGACACTTTGtgatattatcactattaaCTCAGAGTGGTGCAAAAGT GTTGAAACTGCTCTTGTGGAATTGTACCTCAAATGCAAGGATTCAGATGTATATAACACTGATAATGAAAGTTCAG GTGCTATTGTGTTGACATTTGCTTTGTTCGACCCTGATTGGTCCGAAATACAAGAAGCAATTAAGATGCTGAATGTGCGATACAAAGATAAATGGAATGACATTACAGC ACTTGACCCCACAAGGAGCTATAGTCCATTTTTTGGACGGAAAAGCATTTCAGTTGAAGAGCATGATCATCCCAA TTCCAGGGataactttgaagaaattatttttccaGAAGGGGATCCCGATGCTGTTTCCATAAGTAAGAGAGATGTTGATCTATTAAAGCCTAAGACTTTCGTCAATGATACCATCATTGACTTTTACATTAT GTATCTGAAGAACAAAATGAATCTGGAGGAAAAAGACAGGTTCCATTTTTTCAATAGCTTTTTCTTTAGAAAGCTTGCTGATCTGGATAGAGATCCTTCTAAAGCTTGTGAAGGTAGAGCTGCTTTCTTGCGAGTTCGTAGATGGACCACAAAAGTTAATCTTTTTAGAAAGGATTTCATTTTTATTCCAGTCAACTTCAG TCTCCACTGGAGTTTGATAGTCATCTGTCACCCTGGCGAGGTTGTTACGTTTAGAG AGGAAGAAATGGAGAAATCATCTAGGGTTCCATGCATCTTGCACATGGACTCAATCCGGGGGACCCACAAAGGCCTGAAGAATCTTATACAAAG TTACTTATTGGAAGAGTGGAAAGAGAGGCACAAGGAAGTAGGAGAGGATGTTGCGAAGAAGTTCTCGAGTCTTCCATTTGTCCGTCTTGAG CTGCCACAACAGGAGAACTCATTTGATTGTGGCCTTTTTCTGCTCCATTATGTGGAACTTTTTCTGGAGCAGGCTCCAATCAACTTCAAGCTCTCCCTAATAAGTGCATCCTCCAAATTT CTTTCTGAATGTTGGTTCTCAACTGAAGAGGTTGATTGCAAGCGGGAACATATCAAGAGATTGATCTGTGAAATAACCAGAAGTAAAACTCAGAAGGTTTCTCCGGCTGATTTTGATGAGAACTCGTCTTTCAATTGCTTAGGAGAGGAAAATGCTAGTTTGAGCTTACTTCAGGAAACTTGCAATGCAAGAGAAGCAAGTCATGCTGATGACTTGAGGTCATGTGAGGATGAACTTCCTACTTCATCTCCTGTAGCCAACCTTATAAGGGGTTTCAAGAGTGCTGGAGTATCAGAAGTGGTTTCTAGAGATTTGTCTCGACCACCAGCTTCTACAAAGTCACTTACTTATGACAGCTGTCGGCTTTATGGGCAAAAGGCTTCACTGAGTCCATTTAGGAATGTCATGTCTCCTATAGAG GAAGAGACAATTGAGGAGCAGATGACTGTTTCACCAGCCATGAAAGCGAGGAGTCAGCCTGCTGAACATTTTGCAGCAGCACATGCTTCCAGCATTTTGATATCCGAGACCCTGTTTTTTGGAAGAAATGCTAGTAGCCTTAATACTGAAAGGATGAATCCAGGTTGTCGAAGCAGTAGTGGCTGTGGATATCCAAATTCTATAGAGATACATGATGAGGAAGATCGTAGAGCTAAAGTAGAGGAGGTATCTGATCCTGATGCAGCAAAAAATAACTCGCCAACTTCACCTGAGGAACTTGCAGGTTATATCGTTTTGGATTCTCAGGAGGAAAATGAGAACCATGATCGGAATGGTGTGGAAAATAACCTACCCAGTACTTCTGCTTTGTGCCATAGGGAGGTTAACTACTCTGATATCTATgtttataaagaaaatgaaatgatACCGTCTTCACAATTAGTAGAGCAGTCTGCAAAGAAACCTAGGCACGTCGTGCCTGAAGTTTTAGAGGTGTCCAGTGACCAGATTGTGTTGTCTTCAACATCAAGTGAGGAAGTTGCAAGCTGTTTTGTCCAGGATTCGGAGGAGGTCAACTCCAAGCTTTGTACTGAAGCAATTATTTTAAAACCAGAAACAGGATCAAAGAAGAAGCGCTTTGTAGGGAAACGGAGGCGGCATTTGTTTCGCCATCCACAAAGAGCAAGAGTCAGAATAGACCTCTCATGA